A genomic window from Flavobacterium johnsoniae includes:
- a CDS encoding aminopeptidase C — translation MNTFSFKSMFAASVFLAGTAGCFAQDILVNSLKLNASDKSKENFKFTEVINLGTTSVKTQGSSGTCWSYSTNSFLESEMIRLGKQPVELSQIYSARNVYVEKGINYVRMHGAITLGDGGALHDVINMYKKYGTVPREVYTGLNYGTDKNKFGEMSALIEGVLSAVVKNPNGELTPNWQKAYAAVIDSYLGKVPENFNYKGKNYTPQSFAKEVVGINPDDYVEMSSFTNTPYYQKTTMMVPDNWSLDQVYNVKLNDMTDVIDNALKKGYTVAWATDVSEKTFSWKNGVAYVATKKFDDMTAEEKADLFNGPKAEPEITPEMRQAAFDNYTTTDDHGMHIIGLAKDQTGKEYYIVKNSWGETNDYKGFLFVTKNFVKYKTTALLVNKGGIPAEIAKKLGV, via the coding sequence ATGAATACATTTTCATTCAAATCAATGTTTGCAGCTTCAGTATTTTTGGCTGGAACAGCAGGCTGTTTTGCGCAAGATATTTTAGTAAATTCACTAAAATTAAACGCTAGCGACAAAAGCAAAGAGAACTTTAAATTTACAGAAGTAATTAATTTAGGAACAACCTCAGTAAAAACTCAAGGTTCGTCTGGAACTTGCTGGAGTTACTCAACAAACTCATTCTTAGAGTCAGAAATGATTCGTTTAGGAAAACAGCCAGTAGAATTATCCCAAATTTACTCTGCAAGAAATGTATATGTTGAAAAAGGAATTAACTACGTTCGCATGCATGGAGCAATTACTTTAGGTGATGGTGGAGCTTTGCATGACGTAATTAATATGTATAAAAAATATGGAACTGTTCCGAGAGAAGTTTACACAGGTTTAAATTACGGAACAGATAAAAATAAATTTGGTGAGATGTCAGCTCTTATCGAAGGCGTTTTATCGGCTGTTGTTAAAAATCCAAACGGAGAATTGACACCAAACTGGCAAAAAGCTTATGCAGCGGTTATTGATTCTTATTTAGGAAAAGTGCCAGAAAACTTCAACTACAAAGGGAAAAACTATACGCCACAATCTTTTGCTAAAGAAGTAGTAGGAATCAACCCTGATGATTATGTAGAAATGTCTTCTTTTACAAATACGCCATACTACCAAAAAACAACTATGATGGTGCCAGATAACTGGTCATTGGATCAAGTTTACAACGTGAAATTGAACGACATGACAGATGTAATCGACAATGCGTTGAAAAAAGGATACACAGTTGCTTGGGCAACAGATGTTAGCGAGAAAACATTCAGCTGGAAAAATGGTGTAGCTTATGTTGCAACTAAAAAATTCGACGATATGACTGCAGAAGAAAAAGCAGACTTATTTAACGGACCAAAAGCAGAGCCAGAAATTACTCCAGAAATGCGTCAAGCTGCGTTTGACAATTACACAACTACAGACGACCACGGAATGCACATTATTGGTTTAGCAAAAGACCAAACTGGAAAAGAATATTATATCGTAAAAAATTCTTGGGGAGAAACAAATGACTACAAAGGTTTCTTGTTTGTAACTAAGAACTTCGTAAAATATAAAACGACTGCGTTACTAGTAAATAAAGGAGGAATTCCTGCTGAAATTGCTAAGAAATTAGGGGTTTAA